One Drosophila gunungcola strain Sukarami chromosome 2R unlocalized genomic scaffold, Dgunungcola_SK_2 000004F, whole genome shotgun sequence genomic window, ttcccatacccatacccattcCCACAACGCCCATCGATCCCACGGAGATCAGTGAGCTGCACACGCCCAGCAAATCACGCACCTTGACCCTACGCAAGAAGCACAGCCTGATGGCCAAGCGGAGGAACACAAACCTCAAGCTGCTAAGCACGGGCGACATCCAGGGTCATCTGTACAGGCGCAAGAAGAATCACCATGGCGTGACCTACTGGGCCAGAATCTATTTCGTAATGCTAGACACGATTCTGTATGGATTCAGCAGCAAGCAGAGCACCAGTGCCAGTCTGGTCATCTTTCTGCCCGGATTCACGGTCTCTTTGGCCAAGGAAGTGCACTCCAAGCCGCATGCCTTCAAGGTTTACCACACGGCCAAGAGTTTTTACTTTGCGGCTGAGTCCCTGGATGCTCTAAACCAGTGGGTGAACTTTTTGCGCCAGGCCTCGCTTAAGATTCCGCCAAACACCGGATCGAGCGGCAGTCAGAATGCCAAGGATCTGTATTCGGAGAACGAGAGCTCGGGAGAGGAGTGCGATGCCCTGGTGGCCAAGAACCTGAGCACGCCTTCGCCCCAGGGCAACAAGGAGGGGATGTCTACGATGCTACTTGGTGGAACTCCaccctcctccgcctcctcctcctcggccgTGATCAAACCAGAGCGTGGTTACCTCAACTCTTTGCGCAAATTCACAATGGGGCCTTTCAAGAACAGTGCGGCGAAACCGTCGAGCGATATACCCGTGCCCACTGAGAATTATCGGAGCTACACGAAGGTGCCTGGCGGATATCATGGCCTCCAGATTGGGGCCAATACACCGGGCTACCATGATCCGGCCATGCCGCCCACACAGATTCCTCCTTTGGTTGGGCCCAAATTATCGCGCAGTTCGAGCAGAAGTTCAGTGGTAAGTGGTACTGAGTCAGCCGTCTCCTTTTCCGCCTCGATTTTGGGTCCGCCCTCTTCACCGGCACCAACGcccacggccacgcccacgcccactcccACGGCCACACCAACTTCGCTGCAACCCCAGAGCTCGGATGAGAGTCCCAGCCAGAGCCAGAGTCAAAGTCCCAGCAGCAAATCGAGTTTAAAGAAGGCGACGTTCAACTTTCTGCATGCCTCGAATCCGAATTTGGTGGAATTCGATTTCCACACGTCAAAGGCGCTGCTGCCCAAAATGAGTGGGGGCACCACATTGGATCATGGCCACAACATCCAGGGCTTTGTGACGCTGAAGGATCTGATGCTGCGCAAACAGGAGGAGGAGGCTCAGGAGATGTACAACAATCGGGTGCATTTGGGCGTGGAGAAGCACAAGCATGCGCGCACAGAATCAACGGCCAGTCAGCAAAGTGCCATGAGCAGTGCCAGCCAAGTGGCCAAACCGCTGGAGAAGCTGCCTAAGATTCAGAGCGTGAGTCTGCCCAAGACGCCCGACTACGAGATTAGCTTCAAGCCGGATGACGAGAGTATCAAGAGGACCAGGACCAAGGAGGGTCAGAAGCTGCGCGACTTTGGCTACGAGCTGATATGCGGGGATGAGCCGAGCACTAGCTCTAGCAGCAGGCAGgagcaacatcatcatcaccatcaccagcagcatcttcatcagcagcagcagatccatcagcagcagcagcacaatcAGCAAACGCAGTCCAGCAGCAAAACCAAGCACTTTCTACGCTCCCAGCAGCTGCAGTTCTCCAGTTTTCTGCACAAGAGCTCCAGCAGTTCCAGCGCAGATCAGAAGAAAGCCAAGGGCAAGTGGAGCAGCGATCGGCGCTTTCCCTTCTCCAAGCACTCCAGCGGATCCTCCGGAAGTGGCTGCAATCCGGGCCATGCAATGACCATGACTTTGCCGCTGAACAAGAAGTCCAAATCGAATCACGCTTTGGATGGAGGAGCCGGTGGCAATGGCATGGCCATTATGGGCACTGGCAGCAGCATTAAGAAGAGCCAGACTTACAATCAGGATTTGCGCGACAAGATTGTGGGCACCAAGTATGATGCGCATCGCAAGAACTCGGCTCCCGTTCCCATCTTCTCGAAGCTCTCTATTTCGGGCGGTACGCCGGTGAAGCCTTCGAAGGAGAATCGTTTCCTGGGCTCGCCGCTCCTGCATCGCACGCTCTTTGGACACCaccatcatcagcagcagcagcagcaggcggcaATGGTGACCCCACCGAGCAGTGCGGATCCGGATTGCGATCAGGAGATCTTCACCCAGATCACCCTGCCCACGCACAATCAGGCGGGGTATAGAAGCTACAGGGGACCTGGCATCATGACCACCTCTACCACTAATCTGTGCTCCTCCGAGGGCTTGCAGCCGCCTCTCCCACCAGCTCCGCCGCCTCCAATCCTGGCTAGCCGAAAAGACAGGGAGGAGGAACCATTGGAGGCGGCAGGGGCAGCGATATCGGAGAGTGCAGCCACCCCCAAGATGTCCAGTTCGGGATCTGTGGACTCGAAAGCGGCCACGCCGGATTATCCCAACATGGAGTGTCCACCGGTTTTCGAACCGGAGATTTACTCGCTCAGCGATACCAGCTTGTCCCGCCTAATGATGCGGACGCCCAGTAGCAGTGCAGGAACCAGCAGCACCAACGCttccaccagcaacaacaacaataacaacagcaacaccaataacaacaccaacaataccaacaacaccaacagcagTCCCAGTGGCAGCGAACACCATCCGAACTAAAAGATGAGTGATGAAAACTATTGTGAATGCTCGCGGGGATTAGAACCCGCTTTACTTATGTAATTTATACAcaagcatatatatttatagtatatatatgttatatatagcGATATTCTCGTACGATATAGGTATACAAACTTGTTCATTTTTAATCGTCTTCCCTTGTCTGTCCACcagcaacaaacaaacaaacaaacaacaccACGCATACCTGCAATCCAATCCCTTCGAGTCGAGAGCCCCCACTTAGATTGTAAATGTTTAATCTGCCTTATTTGCATTGTATTTCGGTTCTAGGCAAAATTgtttacacacacacacagatgtATATGGTACTCACGCAAATTATTTatagcgaaaaaaaaaaacaaaaaaaaaaagaaattggaAGATAACTTTAGAAGTCTGCGCATCGAACGAAGAGAGGAGTAGTTCTTTATGATTTGCCTTTGTACGCGATTAACCAAGTTAATCCGAGCTGTTTGGCTTGCTCAACAGTTTGTGTCTAGATTGCatgtactatatatatattattatgcGAAACGAGATATTATTGTAGCGCGGTTTCCAGCGACGCCAATGGAGCCACAAATGTTGTAGCgaataaacaatataaatatacacaCTTACACGAAATATACATGCATACGAATAAAGTCAACTGTATATAATGAAAAGGAGCTGTTTTAATTGGAaggttttcattttaaaactaacaaatacgaaaataaacaaagtcaaaAGCACCTGaaatccttttttaattttgaggTATATTTTAACCAACAAAATTTGTGTGTATTTTAtacttcatttttaattttaaaggcTCCAAACTTCtcttacataaaaaaataatatctataaagaaatttctttGTTTGTACTTTGGGTACCTTTTCTTGACTTTTTAATCTTGTAACCCGTTTCCAAACTTAAGaatatttcttttcaaaatttaatttttttaagctatttAAATATCACAATGTCGtccattttcatttgaaaCATGAAAAACGGAAGTactaaatttgttgaaaaaaagatttaaaaccaCACTCCCATTTAAAAAGGTGTTGTACCCTCTATCAGATCGATTTAGAATCCTTTTATTCACATTACATTTCAagttaaaccaattaaaaaagctTACACAATGTTGGCGATGTGCTGCTCCACCTCCTGCTTGGTGAACATGTAGAACTCCTTGTCCTTGGTCATGGTCATGACCTCCACGTTGGTGGAGTTAAGCTTCTCCTCCATGACCTGCTTGAGGGTGTTTAGCGAGAGGTCGATGGCTTCGTTGAGCGTCATCTGGGTGGTGAAGTTGTCCTGGAGGTTTTGCTGTGCCCCTTCGCTTCCCGATCCAATGGCTTTGGCCCCGTGCCGCACAAAAGTGCCGGAGGGATCCATGTGCCACAGTTGCGGTTGTCCAGCTTCGATGCCCGCAAAGAGGATGGCCACGCCGAAGGGACGACTCATGGCGGCGGCTCCGTCACTGTCGCCACTATCTCCAAACTGGATGGCCAAGGTGGACACCGCCTGGGCGCAGGATTCGATGGACATGCGCTCATTATAGACGAACCAATGGTTCTGGCACTCCACGCGGGCCCTCTCAATCAATGTCCTGGCATCGGCCATCAGTCCGGAGGTGGCGCATCCTATGTGCTTGTCCACCTCCACGATCTTCTCCACCGTACTCGAAACCATCAGCGGGGATGTGATGCGCTTCTCCACGGCCAGTACAACACCTGGAAGGGATTACTCCATGACATATCCGCCTTATTAAGTTTAGTATATTTGCAATACCCCTGCAGAGGAGACaatttcgaccctataaactatatatattcgtGATCAGC contains:
- the LOC128253963 gene encoding uncharacterized protein LOC128253963, producing MAYINIAEWTPDQVTDWIKGLDESMKGYLYEFSKQEIGGRALLNIRPYELENLGMLRIGHQEIVLEAVENLRNFHYHLKNDNLQFMALHVATAAGNLHRELARNHAESTKIDTRILHDITRTIATLKPLVGSLERTPFRKQEMYREYCGNVLKCGLELATIAHRDRFALQPVPAIRQTAERLENLANFVIQDISDPMVLQPASLNLVTLKKRESELGFNIESSYNGIHRVTDIKYNSPAHNSGKIEDGDEIVQINYQTVVGWQHRTVLEHLREALPDVVLTVKKRPKHTKMFGQIYMQPYRLPSKKRNMAARWAEQMPSPRTAFLTLDTEPMATGGMGMGIGIGSTVSDPTKSLSSEKRGEAMSIKSTVHPVSSASDSDSSCSDIPTPTDPKSAAREIRLYYPKPRALLQRRNTICGEEFLSLKHSDLVVPSWHERKPGVGSSVISDSGSPSIRDKSKSFGYGLEIAPRPTTCIGLAAGDSSIDNTKRMFHEVRKLKQLTEGSQREFLADRYKPGVSKVVRFDSKEDYVVKNEKFTCNVENTILETFEPIPFADEGDEDALETLRNCTTENAEELLEAINQASRGQDLPLAEAKNMALLQQAGRRGRLDKSHSTPAYDNSGEESDTPPAIEPRKEFLLVTPPAPPPRPRKQTPVVPPPPPKPASMQAASSVASIPIPIPIPTTPIDPTEISELHTPSKSRTLTLRKKHSLMAKRRNTNLKLLSTGDIQGHLYRRKKNHHGVTYWARIYFVMLDTILYGFSSKQSTSASLVIFLPGFTVSLAKEVHSKPHAFKVYHTAKSFYFAAESLDALNQWVNFLRQASLKIPPNTGSSGSQNAKDLYSENESSGEECDALVAKNLSTPSPQGNKEGMSTMLLGGTPPSSASSSSAVIKPERGYLNSLRKFTMGPFKNSAAKPSSDIPVPTENYRSYTKVPGGYHGLQIGANTPGYHDPAMPPTQIPPLVGPKLSRSSSRSSVVSGTESAVSFSASILGPPSSPAPTPTATPTPTPTATPTSLQPQSSDESPSQSQSQSPSSKSSLKKATFNFLHASNPNLVEFDFHTSKALLPKMSGGTTLDHGHNIQGFVTLKDLMLRKQEEEAQEMYNNRVHLGVEKHKHARTESTASQQSAMSSASQVAKPLEKLPKIQSVSLPKTPDYEISFKPDDESIKRTRTKEGQKLRDFGYELICGDEPSTSSSSRQEQHHHHHHQQHLHQQQQIHQQQQHNQQTQSSSKTKHFLRSQQLQFSSFLHKSSSSSSADQKKAKGKWSSDRRFPFSKHSSGSSGSGCNPGHAMTMTLPLNKKSKSNHALDGGAGGNGMAIMGTGSSIKKSQTYNQDLRDKIVGTKYDAHRKNSAPVPIFSKLSISGGTPVKPSKENRFLGSPLLHRTLFGHHHHQQQQQQAAMVTPPSSADPDCDQEIFTQITLPTHNQAGYRSYRGPGIMTTSTTNLCSSEGLQPPLPPAPPPPILASRKDREEEPLEAAGAAISESAATPKMSSSGSVDSKAATPDYPNMECPPVFEPEIYSLSDTSLSRLMMRTPSSSAGTSSTNASTSNNNNNNSNTNNNTNNTNNTNSSPSGSEHHPN
- the LOC128253977 gene encoding proteasome subunit alpha type-5, with translation MATLSIDIPRDGTLSASHFSVKSSGICLRFKKGNLRKTTMFLTRSEYDRGVNTFSPEGRLFQVEYAIEAIKLGSTAIGICTPEGVVLAVEKRITSPLMVSSTVEKIVEVDKHIGCATSGLMADARTLIERARVECQNHWFVYNERMSIESCAQAVSTLAIQFGDSGDSDGAAAMSRPFGVAILFAGIEAGQPQLWHMDPSGTFVRHGAKAIGSGSEGAQQNLQDNFTTQMTLNEAIDLSLNTLKQVMEEKLNSTNVEVMTMTKDKEFYMFTKQEVEQHIANIV